The proteins below are encoded in one region of Nakamurella flava:
- a CDS encoding enoyl-CoA hydratase-related protein has translation MTTDQDPGAGIDWQVQDGVGRLTIDRPRVLNALDGAATARMVQIWTEAEKDPTLRCIVLTGAGDRAFCAGADMSSAATGPSGLEYWAALTPDGFGGISLRRTLDVPVIARVNGYALGGGFEMVLGCDIVVAAETASFALPEPRVGRLPLDGGMVLLPRKIPHNLAMGMMLTGRRVPAAELQAFGVVNEVVPAAELDTAVDRWVTDIVACAPLSVRAVKQSVQRTAELDPRTARDARLPAVIDALTSADADEGPRAFREKRAPVWTGKPSR, from the coding sequence GTGACGACGGACCAGGATCCCGGCGCCGGGATCGACTGGCAGGTCCAAGACGGCGTCGGCCGGCTCACCATCGACCGGCCACGGGTGCTGAACGCCCTGGACGGGGCGGCCACCGCCCGAATGGTGCAGATCTGGACGGAGGCCGAGAAGGACCCGACGCTCCGGTGCATCGTGCTGACCGGTGCGGGCGACCGGGCCTTCTGTGCCGGGGCTGACATGTCCTCCGCGGCAACGGGTCCCAGTGGTCTGGAGTATTGGGCGGCGCTGACCCCGGACGGTTTCGGAGGTATCAGCCTGCGCCGCACCCTCGACGTACCGGTGATCGCTCGCGTCAACGGGTACGCGCTCGGCGGCGGGTTCGAGATGGTCCTGGGCTGCGACATCGTCGTGGCTGCGGAGACTGCATCGTTCGCCCTGCCCGAGCCGCGGGTCGGCCGATTACCGCTGGACGGCGGGATGGTGCTGCTGCCCCGCAAGATCCCGCACAACCTGGCGATGGGGATGATGCTCACCGGCCGCCGCGTTCCGGCCGCCGAACTACAAGCGTTCGGCGTGGTCAACGAGGTCGTTCCGGCCGCGGAGCTCGACACCGCCGTCGACCGCTGGGTCACCGACATCGTCGCCTGTGCCCCGCTGTCCGTCCGGGCCGTCAAACAGTCGGTCCAGCGCACCGCCGAGCTCGATCCGCGGACCGCCCGCGATGCCCGGCTGCCCGCCGTCATCGACGCGCTCACCAGTGCCGACGCCGACGAGGGTCCCCGGGCGTTCCGGGAGAAACGCGCACCGGTGTGGACCGGAAAGCCCAGCCGATGA
- a CDS encoding dihydrodipicolinate synthase family protein yields MTGPRLASGVWGVVATPFTNDLQVDERSLRRLVRHYADIGVTGLTVLGVFGEAAALDADERAAVLRAVVDEVDLPLTVGLTSLATAPGRQEATAVLAAAGDRVAAVMVQVNSPVVEIVVDHLDAISTSVDLPVVVQDYPVASGITIAIPALRMVVQTAARVAAVKAEAPPTPPAIAALSDLGVPVFGGLGGIGLLDELACGSAGAMTGFSYPEALLDCVAAHRSGGFPAARAVFAPWLPLVTFEQQARIALAIRKQCLVERGLIDHATVRPPAASLPDALRGPLRVQMAAAAQLRTGRPAV; encoded by the coding sequence ATGACCGGCCCGAGGTTGGCGTCCGGGGTCTGGGGGGTTGTCGCCACCCCGTTCACCAATGACCTGCAGGTGGACGAGCGAAGTCTGCGGCGCCTGGTCCGGCACTACGCCGACATCGGGGTCACCGGACTGACCGTCCTCGGGGTGTTCGGCGAGGCCGCCGCCCTGGACGCGGACGAGCGCGCGGCTGTCCTGCGCGCCGTCGTCGACGAGGTCGATCTTCCGCTCACGGTCGGCCTGACCTCGCTGGCCACCGCACCGGGCCGCCAGGAGGCCACGGCAGTGCTGGCCGCCGCGGGCGACCGGGTGGCCGCGGTGATGGTGCAGGTCAACAGCCCGGTCGTCGAGATCGTGGTGGACCATCTCGACGCGATCAGTACGTCGGTCGACCTGCCGGTCGTGGTGCAGGACTACCCCGTCGCCAGCGGGATCACCATCGCCATCCCGGCGCTGCGCATGGTGGTGCAGACCGCGGCCCGGGTCGCCGCCGTCAAGGCGGAGGCCCCGCCCACTCCTCCGGCCATCGCTGCACTGTCCGACCTCGGTGTCCCAGTGTTCGGCGGACTCGGCGGCATCGGACTGCTGGATGAGCTGGCCTGTGGCTCGGCCGGGGCCATGACCGGCTTCTCCTACCCGGAGGCGCTGCTCGACTGCGTCGCCGCCCACCGGTCCGGCGGCTTCCCCGCAGCCCGGGCGGTGTTCGCCCCCTGGCTACCGCTGGTCACCTTTGAACAACAGGCCCGGATCGCGCTGGCCATCCGCAAGCAGTGTCTGGTCGAGCGCGGCCTCATCGACCACGCGACCGTCCGACCGCCGGCCGCGTCGCTGCCCGACGCGCTCCGGGGTCCGCTGCGGGTGCAGATGGCTGCCGCCGCCCAGCTGCGCACCGGCCGGCCCGCGGTCTGA